The Elaeis guineensis isolate ETL-2024a chromosome 5, EG11, whole genome shotgun sequence DNA segment CAACGACAGTTAACCCAAAAAAAATGCAGCGTTTAGCATCAGTTTATGATCTCCGGAAGACTGATCTGAagttgcaaaaaaaaagaaaaaaaaaattcatgttgCATTGTCATCCAATTCCTGAAATAGCTCTTCAAGTTCTCTTTGAAGCCATactttgacttttttttttttttccgaggaCAGAAAAAAATGTAGCTTGAGCCAATAACGGCTATGTTGCCATTGAAATCTGGATCTCGATTGAAGCAGCTGAGGCGATGGCGTGCCCTTCCTGAGAAGTAACCTGCAAAGCAAGTCCTTACTAGAGTTGGCTCCGACGAGAATCCTCacgctcaagtcagaaatcaAGAAAACAGAAGAGAAGGAACGTTTAAGAGAGATTGTGCGCGCATACCTTGAGATCTCCTGGAGACCATTTTGTAGGTGAGGGCTAAAGGGCCATTTTGGGAAGGTTGCTTAGCTGATTTGAGCAGCAAAATTTTCgatcaaaatcttaaaatctttggGATTGGGAACTTATACATGCCTTATCTATTTTGGAGCTAGCTATAGTGCCGTAGGTACTTTTGAATATGAAATGAGGACGTAGGTAAGATCGGACTGACTTCGGTTGAGGAGACTTCGAAGCAATCTGATGCATATAGGCACCAAATGAAGATAACCGGAGCCAGTTGTGTTCACTGGGATAAAAATCGGTAGAGTTTTAGTTACAAACCGAAGTCAGGACCAATTGGAATCCGATGTTCTACTTAGGAAGATCGTCCGTAATAAGGATTGCTAAGAGCCAAAGTTAGGATCAGAAAAGTTCAAAGTTACGTACCTAATGACTCCCTTCTGTCTTTCCAAAATTCGGCAAGGCATATCTACTTTCAGGATCCAACACATCCATCTCCAACAATGCTGTGGCATCAGTCTCGTGCGCTTCATCACGTGCCCTTCCACTGCTTCATGCCTTCGATCTTGGGTGACAAATTACCCCCCAACAACTATTGATGGAACTAATAGTGATATTGCTGCCCAATTGGACACCTAGGGATGCTATTGACCTACCTACTTAATAGTCTCTCTTTTTCCGACATCAATATTCTCGCAGACATCAGTCCCGGTATCAAAATTCTCACAGACATCAAAAGCTCCATGGAAAATAAACTCAGATTGTTTTTGAGAGGTATTTTATTCTTCAACGTTGTTCCACCTATCCCCAATCATCTTTCTTACTGGTTCTTGTTAATCCACCAGTTCATCATGGTACCAAAAACTTGTTATCTTATCTCCCAAAATCAACAAGCAAGCTCACGAATAAGGTCACAGGGGCAGCAGTGGCTACATGAACCTCCGCCCGAGAAAGGCACCGTATCCGTCCAACTTCACATAGGCATCAAAATGCACAGACGCACCATTGCTCCATCATGCTGCTGGCCATGTTTTTAATCTCTGCGTATAAGAACAACACCAGCCATGGCCCAACAGCTCCAATATCCACTATCTTATTTCTCGAATGGGAGTGCAGATAGAATAATGGGTTTTGATGCCAAAGCAGTAATTCATAGAAAATGAAAGACTACATTTTGAAACAGCACAAGGAAAACCTATCTCACAGGCACAAGaaccttcatattgataatagtgATCTTGACATGATGCACCAGGGCTAGCCACAGATCAGGCATCACAAGAACCAGAAACGGCAAGCCCTTACAGCCGGTGAGAATTTCAAAATCCAGTGATTTTGAACAGTTCAATACCCAAGGAAATTTCAAAATGGTCAAATTCTTGGCAACCAGTGGATGAACTAAGAGGCAACCATTGGAGAAGCTTAAGCAAAACTGGCGGCCGCTTAAACAGATCTTTGAAGAGAGATAATATACAAAATTACACGCATTACCGTAACAACATTGTGGCATGACTAGGTCTGTCAGAAGTTGGAGCACAACATATCATAACTAAACTTTAATAAGGTATAAGAATAGATTAAAGTATGCATCCTCGTACCAGGGACTTAAATTAAAAAATTGTATACcataagaaaaataaatgaaTCCCATActtaacaaaagaaaaatattggCCTCCCCTAAACAACAGACCTCTCCATGCAGCAACATTTGTACAGTCACGCAAAGATGCACTCTACCCTTTTTTCTTTATCATTTCTTTACACCCATATAACTTGTACAGACATGTATCTTCTCTCCAGAGACCTCAACCATCACATGACTCATCTTTACACCCATAAAACTAGTACAGACATATATCTCCTCTCCAGGGGCCTCAACCATCACATGACTCACTATAACTGCAAACTACAGAATGTACAATTCTTGGTGcaagcaactaatttatttcCACCCAGCTTGTATCTGTCTATATGGATAGATAGAAAAAGGGAGCCTGCACTAGCCTCTGTTAGCTGTACAACTTCCGGCCCTATGCCGTATGCGAGGACTAAACTCCGATTCTTCTTTCTGCATGAAAACAAAATTTCTTATTCTAAAAAACAAAGCCATGGACATGAAccaaatgaattttttttaaaaaaatgatgggaAGTCCATTGTACTCtggttattgaaaataatttgcaTGGGAAAGAAGTGCATGCCACTGACCTATCTACCATTATCTATATTGCAAAAAAAAAGGCTGTAGTTTCTAACATTAATATGAAAGAATCTTGTGTGCGATACCTCCAGCTGCAACAAGTTTCTCTACACGTGCAACTATATGCTTTCCATAAGTATACTTTTTCAGCGCATTCAAGTGGACCTTTGCTCGTGAGAGTATCAGCTCACGCTGCTGATCATCGCATGTTTCTAATACTTTCTGCACAACATAGTTTGCAAACTGATCTTTCATCATTGCCTGCAACCATATACACAAACAAGCATGTAAGTTGACAGGCATGTATACAACAACAGCCAGCAAGCTTGAAGCTCACAAACAATAGATACAAGCAAAATAGATATTGTCATGCATAAGCATGGTATCATTTAAACCAATGTTTTGGAAAACCACACTATATTTCAGATATCAAGTAACCTAGCATTTGCTCAGGTCCGTGAAATTTCCTATAGCACGACACTTTCTTACAAAGAGCTTTTGTTTTAGGAACGTATTGCTATTTAGAGAGGGTGCACATTTTATAAAATATGCACCATCAAATAACATTCACTCAACTCCTCTGCTTTTTTTATCATGATGTACTTATGTAATTTGGAAATCATATTTACATGTATATAGTCCTACCGAATTAACAATTGCATGCAGATATTCTAAGAAGCAAATAACATAATtcaaaacaaaagaagaagaagaagaagaaagataaaACAAGTCAAATAAGATGGAACCAAAAAGAAAGATACAGGGTAACATTATCGACAACTTATCTGAGATTAAAAAAAGGTGTTGGATATGATAATTTTAAGAAAAAGTTAAGAGGACATATAACTATCTGCAATGAGGAACAGGAAATCTTCTATTATAGttaattttaggtgcatatgcaaAGATGATCAAACTTAAAGATGGTTAAACAAGATATTGCTGCAAGGTGTTGAATGAGGACTGGTAGACAAGTTGCTTGCAAATTGGCAAGTGTGTTGGAGCTGGTGCAGGGTGCCAAACGCTTCAAACTCCAAAAACTAGGATCCAGCAACACTACCAAATTTTTAAAAgtttatgcatgcatgcatatacacATCCAAGACTTTAATATAGAAGTAATTGTAAGTAATTCTTTAAAAAACAGAATATCAGCAGAGaacaagattaaaaaaaaaaaccacataTAATCTGTAAAAAAAGATATTGTTGGATGATGGAAAAGATGGCATTGATTACTTGCAAGCAAGGTTTGTCGTACTAGTACCAAAGCAATATGCGGCACAAGAGGCATATTGAGTATCAGTACACCAAATCGGATACCATACCGAGCATACCGTCATGAGATGGTACCAATAGGGGGTATGATACTGAGATGGCAAATCTTACTTGTAAGGAACAATTCTTCCCAAACCAACATAATTCTTTTCTCCAATTACAACAAACTCGAATTATTATGATCATTTCAAATATACAAACATCACAAAAGTCCAAGGGAAACATAAATTACAAGTACCAGAGATGGTCGGTATACATGCTGTACAGTATATAAACTGAAGATGGTTGAATTGCAATAAATCAATTATCAACTATAGTTTTGAACTGGTTCAAAACAAGCAATCAACTTAGAAAGTCGAAAATAGAATtgcaaaatttcataaaaattatgccaAAAAGTGAACAAATGACAAACCTGCAGCGGTTCATTTTCATCAGTGGAGTCAAGCATCTCATTTACGAGCATCTGACGTTCCGTGGGACTACCAAAAGTTAAACACTTCTCAACAACATTCGAAGCAAACTTCTGTTGGCTCATTTTTACTATCTGTCCAGCTAACTTCTCAATAATAACAGATCGCTCACAAGGCTTTCCATGCTCCAATACATGCTGTCACAATGCAAATTTAGGAGATTCACTACAGCAACAAACTAAAGAGATTCACTGAAGCATAAGGTAAACATCAAACAAAATGATATGCTTCAAGTTCTAGGTGGAAGCAATACATGAGGCCATAATTCAAGTGACATCATCAAATGAGATCCACCTAGACATCAGAAATAAGCTATACAGTTGCTTGGACATGCCTATTCCATGCAGAGAACAAATGTACATACGGAAGGCATGAAGCAACGAAGTGAGGAAGCGAGAGAAAGAATCAAAGATAAAGTAGCAATGCCCGGAGCAAATTTcttaagatataaatttttttattatttcttgaaaataaataaatgacaATAATAATGCAATAGCAGTTTAACATTTGAAATCCAAATCAACGTTTCTTTCCCTTTATATCAATTATGCATCTAACACATGATTGTCCCTGCTTGTCACAGTCAATATTCTTTGTGCaaaaaaaatcttgatagctcatGAAAATATAGCATTTGCTTTTCCAAGCAGAAAATAGAAGCTATCAGGTGTACATTTTCTTCGCCACTCCCCCTCCCAAAACCAAATAAAAAGAGATGTACTTTCTGTTTTccatataaaaagaaagagagtggtgCTTTTGGAAGGATAACTTTGAATAAATGATGGCATACCTGAACAACATAATTTCCGTATTGATCTTGTGCCAACATACAAACAGATTGCAAAATCTCATCCATCATGATCTGCTGAGTTTTAGGATCATGGCAATGCTCCAATACTCTCTGTGTCACATAAATTGATAAGATTCAGTCAAGAATGTGTAGAAAGATACATGAATCCATGCATGCATGTAGCCTACAATTATTAGACTTATGAACCTGTATGACACGACAGCCATATGGATGGGTGGACAATGTCACGACATGATCATAGAAGGTTGAGACAATGAACTGGATTGCTTCCTGAGGAATGCATTCAATGCACTTCTGAATAACATGGTTCCCATTCTGATCACGCACGCAGCGCATAACATGGCCATCAAGCTCAGCTACCATTTTAGTCTGTTGATCCAAATCAACAACTTCTATTGCCTGCATTCATAGGATCATACATAAAGTGGTGCTGTCACAACTACTAGAACAAACTAAAACCAAGCTTCTTCATACAATACAAGGCACACTAGATTTATAAAACTAAATTTACCTTCTGGATAACTCGACAGCCATACATCTGAAGGCTGAGTGACAATACATGGCCAGCAAGCTGATCAGCCAGTTCCCTTATCTGACCTGCACTTCCATGCTCAAAAAACTGACACAAAAGCAAATTGTTAGCAACATCTGATGGAAAAcatgcaaaaaaattataaaaatccagGATCAGAAATCTGAATAAAGTAAAAAGGGTGTCCCGGTGCATGAGGTTCCCAACACTGCAGGGTCACAATCAGAAGTATGCAGCCTTACCCCCTCATGCTGAGAGGCTGTTTCAGTGTTTCAAACCCATAAAATCCAGGTCACAATGAAGCAACCTTACTGTTGGACCAAAGCCTGCCCTCAAAAAGCTGAATGCAATGAGGAAACAAGATACCTTTTGGACCACATAATTTCCAAAAACATCAGTCATCAATGTAAGAGCTTGAGGCATGATTTCTTCAAAAACCATGTTTTTCTCTTCAATTGTGGCTGTTTCAAGCTTTTGCTGTATGAATCGGCTACCATACTGGTCAGCGCTGAACAAATAAAGAGAAATTATTTGATCATATGGCAAGTTGGATGAAGTTGGAGAAAAGTAGAGCATCCACAAGCATGTTCATATATTTTAGGTCATATTGAGATGCATTGTATAGCAGTGAGCGAGGCAATGATGGTTGTATGCTCAAGCATTCAGTATTACACTTCAAAGGCCCATAGCATAGCATATCCTGATATCAGCACATCTACGCTAAAGCAGCATGACTTCACTGGTAGAATTGATTTGACATCACGAGTAAAATAAGATGCTAGCTTACATAAACATTTGCCTCATTTAGATGGCTCGCATACCAAGAAGACTTACAATTAGGCATCAAAATATATAAGTGATGGCAACAATGATAAATCTTAATAAAAACAGTATTGAGATGTTTAGACCTGCATATAGATGCGCTTACCTGAATTCAACAACATGGCCAGCAATGTCAGAGAGTTCATAACATTTGGTCTTGCTGCTCTTGAACTCCTCCAGAAGTGATGATACAAAATTTTCCCCCTTCATATCAGTTCTATCCGACTGCCAAGATCCCATGGCACCTCCAGATGAGTTTCTTATACCAGAAGAAAGGCGTATATTGCGCTCACTGTGCCTAAGAGAACTACCAGGCCCACCTGGAGAAGCGGGAAGAACAGGACTTGATAAAGGGCTTCCTGGATAACCAAGGCCAAAAGCAGGGTTTCCATAGAACCCATGATGTAACCCCCCAGCTTTACCTATAAAGGGCATACCATACTGTTTATCTTGTTGGAGCAATAGCCCAAGGTATGCCCTTTGGATTCCAAGTAAATCTGCATAAGAATTGCCCATGTAACCCCTTTCCATGGAAGGATCATTGAAGTTAGCCGCTACTTGAGCTGCGTACTCAGCTGCCCTCAAATACTGAACATAAAGAGGATTGATGGGCATCTGAAGAGCAGCTGCAGCTGTGTAATTCCCAATGCTGTTAAGAGTTTGCAAGTCAGCTActccagaaaaatttgatcctgaagaAAAACCTCCTGTTGCCCTGAAGTCCATGCCAGGAGATGCCATTCCAGATGCAACAGGAGCATTTTCAGACAGTGGGGGCACATTACTAAAATTAATATGATTTGCCATCATTGCTGGTGCTGCTGAATTCATAGGGCACCCACCTGGTCCATAGCTTGCAAATGCTGCATTTGCAATATCTACATTTGGATAATAAGGACCGCCTGGACTAGCAACTGAAACTGCAGAAGGTGCCTTCAGATATGAATTGGTAGCAGCAAGAGTGGGCCTGCTCTCTTCCAGCAGCCCATTTGGCATTAAAGTTAAATTGCTTAAGTCCACCACATCCCCAGAACCCCAACCCAAATCATGATATGAGGACTTGGTTGATTGTGGAACTGAGGGCAAACTCAAGTGTCCAGACTCAGAAGTTTTCAGATAAGGATGCTGCTTGACATGGTTCTGACCACCTTGCAGATCAAAAAGTAATCTCTGGCGATCATCAACTTCTTGTTGAAGCTTCAATTGTGCTATGATGTCTTCATCTATTGATGCTGTTGTCGACAAGTTCAAACCAGATAAAGCAGCTACAAGATCATCAGATTCAACAGTACCAGATGAGACATCATTAAAGGAGCATGAACCATTGTTAGCCTTCTTTTCAGTGCCTACAAGTCTCTCACCCACAGGTGGTAGGCCGAAGCCAGGAGCTCTTGCCACCACCTGAGGATCAGGAGTAGTACTTCttgaaagagatgaacccaaaaCAGATGCAAATGTTTGTGATGTTGGTAAATCATTTTTCTGAACTGCAGCCACATGTTGGACATTGCCACCAGACTGCAGGCCATCAACAGGTCCTATTTCACAACGTAAAGAAATCTGTGCTTCAGCAGAACCTAATGGATCAGCACCATCATCAAATGCATTGTGACTGGCTGTACAAGATGGGCGCCCCAAGATGGAATTTGTGCTACCCAGGTCGTCCTACAATAAAGACTGACAACATTTTACTACAAACAACAAATAGAAAGGTAATGTATAACCAAAACTCGTGAACACAATGAAAAAACATTTAATTTGTGATAAACGAACATAGTAGTGAAGAACACCAAAGTCCAAACAGTTTCAAACTTACaagaatatgaaaaaatatcttttgatcactGGATAAGGTTGACCTCTGGGCTACATGATATCTAGCATCCAGTAATGTTGGTTAACTTATCAATATAGTTTCAATGGGTTTTACATCATAAGTCCAACATATACACCCCTAATCATTAAATAATTAGCCAACAGTACATTGATTTCCAACATAATATACTGGTAGACAAATTTGATTCTGA contains these protein-coding regions:
- the LOC105044366 gene encoding pumilio homolog 1 isoform X2, encoding MLSEMGMRPLMGSGGDGFSGEEMGLLLREQRRLEAIERERDLNIYRSGSAPPTVEGSLSAIEGLFGGDVAGVLPDISRAKNGNGLSTEEELRSSPAYHSYYYSQVNLNPRLPPPLLSKEDWRSTQRFRSMSSELGGIGDQGKSNRAEDGGSRSLFSTQPGFNLKKKDREVEPRRAPGSGEWLDKGADGLMGLPGIELGRQKNFADILQDDLGSTNSILGRPSCTASHNAFDDGADPLGSAEAQISLRCEIGPVDGLQSGGNVQHVAAVQKNDLPTSQTFASVLGSSLSRSTTPDPQVVARAPGFGLPPVGERLVGTEKKANNGSCSFNDVSSGTVESDDLVAALSGLNLSTTASIDEDIIAQLKLQQEVDDRQRLLFDLQGGQNHVKQHPYLKTSESGHLSLPSVPQSTKSSYHDLGWGSGDVVDLSNLTLMPNGLLEESRPTLAATNSYLKAPSAVSVASPGGPYYPNVDIANAAFASYGPGGCPMNSAAPAMMANHINFSNVPPLSENAPVASGMASPGMDFRATGGFSSGSNFSGVADLQTLNSIGNYTAAAALQMPINPLYVQYLRAAEYAAQVAANFNDPSMERGYMGNSYADLLGIQRAYLGLLLQQDKQYGMPFIGKAGGLHHGFYGNPAFGLGYPGSPLSSPVLPASPGGPGSSLRHSERNIRLSSGIRNSSGGAMGSWQSDRTDMKGENFVSSLLEEFKSSKTKCYELSDIAGHVVEFSADQYGSRFIQQKLETATIEEKNMVFEEIMPQALTLMTDVFGNYVVQKFFEHGSAGQIRELADQLAGHVLSLSLQMYGCRVIQKAIEVVDLDQQTKMVAELDGHVMRCVRDQNGNHVIQKCIECIPQEAIQFIVSTFYDHVVTLSTHPYGCRVIQRVLEHCHDPKTQQIMMDEILQSVCMLAQDQYGNYVVQHVLEHGKPCERSVIIEKLAGQIVKMSQQKFASNVVEKCLTFGSPTERQMLVNEMLDSTDENEPLQAMMKDQFANYVVQKVLETCDDQQRELILSRAKVHLNALKKYTYGKHIVARVEKLVAAGERRIGV
- the LOC105044366 gene encoding pumilio homolog 1 isoform X1, which gives rise to MLSEMGMRPLMGSGGDGFSGEEMGLLLREQRRLEAIERERDLNIYRSGSAPPTVEGSLSAIEGLFGGDVAGVLPDISRAKNGNGLSTEEELRSSPAYHSYYYSQVNLNPRLPPPLLSKEDWRSTQRFRSMSSELGGIGDQGKSNRAEDGGSRSLFSTQPGFNLKKKDREVEPRRAPGSGEWLDKGADGLMGLPGIELGRQKNFADILQDDLGSTNSILGRPSCTASHNAFDDGADPLGSAEAQISLRCEIGPVDGLQSGGNVQHVAAVQKNDLPTSQTFASVLGSSLSRSTTPDPQVVARAPGFGLPPVGERLVGTEKKANNGSCSFNDVSSGTVESDDLVAALSGLNLSTTASIDEDIIAQLKLQQEVDDRQRLLFDLQGGQNHVKQHPYLKTSESGHLSLPSVPQSTKSSYHDLGWGSGDVVDLSNLTLMPNGLLEESRPTLAATNSYLKAPSAVSVASPGGPYYPNVDIANAAFASYGPGGCPMNSAAPAMMANHINFSNVPPLSENAPVASGMASPGMDFRATGGFSSGSNFSGVADLQTLNSIGNYTAAAALQMPINPLYVQYLRAAEYAAQVAANFNDPSMERGYMGNSYADLLGIQRAYLGLLLQQDKQYGMPFIGKAGGLHHGFYGNPAFGLGYPGSPLSSPVLPASPGGPGSSLRHSERNIRLSSGIRNSSGGAMGSWQSDRTDMKGENFVSSLLEEFKSSKTKCYELSDIAGHVVEFSADQYGSRFIQQKLETATIEEKNMVFEEIMPQALTLMTDVFGNYVVQKFFEHGSAGQIRELADQLAGHVLSLSLQMYGCRVIQKAIEVVDLDQQTKMVAELDGHVMRCVRDQNGNHVIQKCIECIPQEAIQFIVSTFYDHVVTLSTHPYGCRVIQRVLEHCHDPKTQQIMMDEILQSVCMLAQDQYGNYVVQHVLEHGKPCERSVIIEKLAGQIVKMSQQKFASNVVEKCLTFGSPTERQMLVNEMLDSTDENEPLQAMMKDQFANYVVQKVLETCDDQQRELILSRAKVHLNALKKYTYGKHIVARVEKLVAAGGIAHKILSY